In Streptomyces pluripotens, the genomic window GATGGTCTACTGGTCGATGACCGGGCTCATGACCCGCCGCCTGGCCCGCTCACGCCTGCCGCGAGGGTGAACCGGCCCGGCTGCTGCTCGGCCAGCCAGCCGCGGGCCACCAGGCGTTTCGCCTTCGACCGCAGGGCCTCCACCCGCGCCGGCACCACGTCCATGCCGAACACGGCGGCCATCTCCTGGCAGCTCAAAGGGCCTTGATGGAGCCGGGCCCGGTCCGCGAGCGCCGTGAGGATGCGCTGGTAGTCCACCGACAGCACCGACCAGGCCAGCCCCTGGCGCCACACCGGCACCTGTGACTTCGACTTCGCCGCATCCCCAGGCGTCGACGGCACCTGCGCATCCCGCGGATCCGCGGTGACTTCCGCCTCGGCGGCGGCACCGTCGTCCGGAGCCAGCACCGTATCGACCCGCCTGCGAGCGATCGCCCACTCCTGCCATTCCAGCTCGGCCGCGGCCAGCTCGGCCTGGATGCGGTCGGCCTCCTCCCGCAGCCCGTCGACTCGACGCCGAGCGGCGACCTCGTGCTGTTCCAGCAGCCCAACAACTGACGGCATCCGCGACCTCCCGGGGAACGACGACCCGACAGGCCACCACTCCCACGGAACCACCGGTCCTATCCCCGACCAGCGGAAACGCGCCGATCACGTCCGGAAAGACAACACCTTCTGAGGTCAGCGACCACGGCGCACAGCGGTTGTTCAGTCTTCTCAATGACGGTGGCTGCACGGACTTTGTCCCGCAGCACCCGCATCGCTCCGGCCGGGGGCCACCGCTGCGAGTAGTGCGTGCCCCGCCCTTTCCACGACTCCACCTTCCGGTGGTGGAAGCCGAGGAACCCGAAGCCCTGCCCGCCCTGGATGAGGCAGGTGATGCCGGACCTCTCCGGGCGCAACCGCAGCCCGAGCCGGTCCGGTACCTCCGTCGCCGACAGCTGGGCCTGCTCGGCTCGTTGTCTGGTCGGCGACAGGACGACGACGTACTCGCAGTACCTCACCAGTACCCCCAGCCGGCGGCCCTCGACCTTCCATGCCTCGTTGAGGACGTGCAAGGTGATGTTCGCCAGCAGAGGTGAGATCGGTGAGCCCTGCCCGGTCCACCCCAGTCGGAGAGGTCACCCCGCCCTCCAAGACTCCCATCCGCAGCCATGCCCGGACCACCGATGCCGCGCTGGGTGGCCCTCCCGTCCGTATTGAGTTGTCCGTACGGCGTCTGTACTGCGAGAACTCCCACTACCCAAAGGGCACGTTCGCCGAACAGATCGACGGCCTCACCGTTCGCCACCAACGGCGCACGCCCTTGTCGTAGCGCCGCCATGTGGCTGTCGAGCGTCCGGGTCCGTTCCGGTGTCGCGGTCGGCTTGGGCGAGGAGCCGTTCCCATGTGCGGGTGGATCCGCCGTGCTGGTCGGCGAGCGTGGCCGCGAGGCGGGTGCGGGGGGTGTCCTCGGCGGTTTTGAGTGCTGCGGTGGCGGTGCGCAGACGGGGGTCGCCTTCGTAGGCGTGGGCCTTGCGGAGCTTGCTCTCTTTGCCTGGGGGGCGCCCGCCTCCTTTTCCTTGCCGGGTGGGGGTGTTGCGGCGGTCCTCGATGTCTCGGCGGGCCCAGAGGCGGAGGCTGTAGACGGTGGTGCCCGCCGGGAGGTAGCCCTGGGTCGCGTAGGCGCGAACGGTGCTCGCCGCGACGCCGAGCACGGCGGCGGCCTCCTCGTCGTTGAGACGGTCGTCGGGGTGTTCTCCGGTGGGCAGAGCGGGGATGGGGCGCCCGTCGATGTAGGCCTGGGCCTGGGCGAGGTCGTACACCAGTACGCGGCTGCTGGGGAAGAGAGCCGGCACACGCTGCCGGAGGGCGGGGGCGTCGCGACGCCGCCACGTGGCGATGGGTACTCCGGCCTGCTGGGCGATGTCGGATTCGTTGATCACGGGGCGGTTGCGGGGGATCACGGGGGGAGGGTTTCTCTCGGGTGTTCCGGTGGGGCGGGCTACGCTGGTGGGGCTTCTTCGGTCGGCGGTGACGTTGGCGTAGATGTTGGTCAGGGGCCGGTGGTGTGCCGGGCTGCTTCTCGCTAGTGGCTCTCCGCTGGCCCCTTGGCTGTCTGCTCCTTCCAGCGGCGGACATCTCGCGGGCCGCGGAGCCTGACCACCTGAACGCCGAGTTCGGCCGTCTCGGCGACCTGGCGGACGTAGCGGGGGCGGTTCGCCCGGTATTTGCGGA contains:
- a CDS encoding helix-turn-helix domain-containing protein — translated: MIPRNRPVINESDIAQQAGVPIATWRRRDAPALRQRVPALFPSSRVLVYDLAQAQAYIDGRPIPALPTGEHPDDRLNDEEAAAVLGVAASTVRAYATQGYLPAGTTVYSLRLWARRDIEDRRNTPTRQGKGGGRPPGKESKLRKAHAYEGDPRLRTATAALKTAEDTPRTRLAATLADQHGGSTRTWERLLAQADRDTGTDPDARQPHGGATTRACAVGGER